One genomic window of Deltaproteobacteria bacterium includes the following:
- the hisB gene encoding imidazoleglycerol-phosphate dehydratase HisB, with amino-acid sequence MERKAKIERETKETNISLSINIDGSGEYNISTPIPFLNHMLELMTRHGLFDMTVHGTGDVEIDFHHTVEDVGICLGQAIKEALGSKSGIRRYGNALIPMDEALAEVALDISGRPHLTFNVDIPIEKAGTFDVELAGEFFQALASNGGMTIHVDLRRGTNSHHCLEAVFKAFGRALDGATTKDERVKGVPSTKGRL; translated from the coding sequence ATGGAGAGAAAGGCAAAAATAGAGCGGGAAACGAAGGAGACAAACATTTCTCTCTCTATTAATATCGATGGCAGTGGAGAGTATAATATATCCACGCCCATCCCTTTTCTGAACCATATGCTGGAACTCATGACCCGCCACGGCCTTTTCGATATGACTGTCCATGGCACAGGCGATGTGGAAATAGATTTTCACCATACGGTGGAAGATGTGGGAATTTGTCTCGGACAAGCCATAAAAGAGGCCCTGGGCAGCAAAAGCGGTATCAGGCGCTACGGAAATGCCCTTATTCCCATGGATGAAGCGCTTGCCGAAGTAGCCCTCGATATCAGCGGAAGACCTCACCTTACCTTCAATGTGGACATTCCCATTGAAAAGGCAGGCACCTTCGATGTGGAGCTGGCCGGTGAATTTTTCCAGGCCCTTGCATCCAACGGGGGAATGACTATTCATGTAGACCTGAGAAGAGGCACAAACAGCCATCATTGCCTGGAAGCGGTATTCAAGGCATTTGGAAGGGCCCTTGACGGGGCGACAACAAAAGATGAACGGGTTAAGGGCGTTCCCTCGACGAAGGGAAGACTATAG
- the dksA gene encoding RNA polymerase-binding protein DksA, with amino-acid sequence MDDKDLEHFRQLLIEQLSELLGHGQETVSEMIGEKALFADPTDRALFESNRNFTLRIRDRERKLITKIQEALDRIEEGTFGICEECEELIPFKRLEVRPVTTLCVNCKTKAENLEKKART; translated from the coding sequence ATGGATGATAAAGATCTTGAGCATTTCAGGCAACTCCTTATCGAGCAACTATCGGAACTGCTAGGCCACGGACAGGAAACGGTATCTGAAATGATAGGAGAAAAGGCCCTTTTTGCTGATCCTACCGACAGGGCTCTCTTCGAATCCAATCGCAACTTCACCCTGAGAATAAGAGACAGGGAAAGAAAGCTCATCACCAAGATCCAGGAAGCGCTCGATAGAATCGAAGAGGGTACTTTTGGTATTTGTGAAGAATGTGAAGAGTTAATCCCTTTCAAAAGGCTTGAAGTCAGGCCGGTAACAACGCTTTGTGTCAATTGTAAAACAAAAGCCGAGAACCTGGAAAAGAAAGCCAGAACCTGA
- the galT gene encoding galactose-1-phosphate uridylyltransferase yields the protein MPELRKDPILDRWVIISTDRQKRPTDFFLPEVSHREGGFCPFCEGNEDKTPFEIYARGKEDRKVNEPGWSLRVVPNRFPALTIEGDLKKEGEGLYDKITGVGAHEVIIETPDHTETLASMSVEKFIEVLEAYRARITDLKRDKRFKYVLVFKNHGMAAGASLEHSHSQLIALPIIPKRVGEELAGSKRHFNYKERCIYCDIIHQEISQKSRIVLENAHFIVLSPFAPKSPFETWILPKKHLASYENIPSECMESLARIFSETLKRLDKALGSHPYNFILHTSPFGLENIEYYHWHFEIMPKLTKTAGFEWGSGFYINPTSPEEAAGFLREAKI from the coding sequence ATGCCGGAGTTGAGGAAAGATCCCATTCTCGACCGATGGGTTATTATATCTACAGACCGTCAAAAAAGACCGACCGATTTTTTCCTGCCCGAAGTTTCTCACAGGGAAGGCGGCTTTTGCCCCTTCTGTGAAGGGAATGAAGACAAGACACCCTTTGAAATTTACGCAAGGGGAAAAGAAGACCGGAAAGTTAATGAGCCGGGCTGGTCACTGAGAGTCGTTCCCAACAGGTTTCCCGCGCTTACGATTGAGGGAGACCTTAAAAAAGAGGGGGAAGGCCTCTATGATAAAATCACGGGAGTAGGCGCCCATGAAGTTATCATAGAAACGCCTGACCACACAGAAACCCTCGCTTCCATGAGTGTGGAGAAATTTATAGAAGTCCTGGAGGCATACAGGGCAAGAATTACAGACTTAAAAAGAGATAAGCGTTTTAAATACGTGCTTGTCTTTAAAAATCACGGCATGGCGGCCGGCGCTTCGCTTGAGCACAGCCATTCCCAACTCATCGCCCTCCCCATCATACCCAAGAGGGTCGGTGAGGAACTGGCGGGAAGTAAAAGGCATTTTAACTATAAGGAACGCTGCATCTATTGTGACATTATTCATCAGGAAATTTCACAAAAATCCCGCATTGTCCTGGAAAATGCACACTTTATCGTCCTGTCGCCATTTGCGCCGAAATCTCCCTTTGAAACATGGATCTTACCCAAAAAGCACCTCGCTTCTTATGAAAATATCCCTTCCGAATGCATGGAATCACTGGCGCGGATATTCTCTGAAACACTGAAGAGGCTTGATAAGGCGCTGGGAAGCCATCCCTATAACTTTATCCTCCATACCTCACCTTTTGGCCTGGAAAACATCGAGTATTACCACTGGCACTTTGAAATAATGCCCAAACTGACCAAAACCGCCGGTTTTGAATGGGGTTCAGGCTTCTACATAAACCCTACGTCTCCCGAAGAGGCGGCCGGGTTTTTAAGAGAAGCCAAAATTTGA
- the glgA gene encoding glycogen synthase GlgA, with protein sequence MNIIIASPESSPYSKTGGLADVAGALPSALARLGHKVKIFTPLYKSVREKHGKIAHRGIRISVKLGDKNHDGELWQEGNYYFIKNDLFFDREEFYGHGDIDYEDNHLRFAFFSMAILEALKAIGEEAHIIHCHDWQTALIPLYMKLYYREEAVFNKSAVLFTIHNMAFQGLFPKKVMDQIALPSGLFNYKGLEFYEKLNFMKAGLIFSDLLSTVSIKYSKEIQTKEMGCGLEGLLQERKRDLYGVANGINYDEWDPETDKYIRANYSHKDIRNKKLCKKELLDIFKLPHKENIPLVGLVSRLDPQKGFELIRKGQKSLMALPIQMVFLGKGSKEIENFLHKMAKENPDRVGLSIGYDESLAHKIEAGADIFLMPSRYEPCGLNHLYSLKYGTVPVVRATGGLDDAITNYSYSRKKGNGFKFRAFKPAAMVNALKKAVSLFLSDREDWEGLIKKAMQEEYTWHMSADRYVKLYHKAISNSRERPGNITEVMR encoded by the coding sequence ATGAATATTATCATCGCATCCCCTGAATCTTCACCCTACTCAAAGACAGGAGGCCTGGCAGACGTTGCAGGGGCGCTTCCTTCGGCTTTAGCCAGGCTCGGCCACAAGGTAAAGATATTTACACCTTTATATAAAAGTGTCAGAGAAAAACACGGAAAAATAGCCCACAGGGGAATCAGGATTTCTGTAAAGCTGGGTGATAAAAACCATGATGGCGAACTGTGGCAGGAAGGAAATTATTACTTTATAAAGAATGATCTCTTTTTTGACAGGGAGGAGTTCTACGGCCATGGGGATATCGATTATGAAGATAATCACCTGCGATTTGCTTTCTTCTCTATGGCTATCCTGGAGGCATTAAAAGCAATAGGCGAAGAGGCGCATATTATCCACTGCCATGATTGGCAAACGGCGCTCATTCCGCTTTACATGAAGCTGTATTATCGTGAAGAAGCTGTCTTTAATAAATCGGCCGTGCTCTTTACCATCCATAATATGGCTTTCCAGGGGCTCTTTCCCAAAAAAGTGATGGACCAGATTGCTTTGCCGTCCGGCCTGTTTAACTATAAGGGGCTTGAGTTTTATGAAAAGCTGAATTTTATGAAAGCGGGCCTCATCTTTTCAGATCTGCTCTCCACCGTAAGTATTAAATACAGTAAGGAGATCCAGACAAAGGAAATGGGATGTGGCCTCGAAGGCCTGCTTCAGGAAAGAAAGAGAGATCTCTATGGTGTGGCTAACGGCATTAACTACGATGAATGGGACCCTGAAACTGATAAGTATATCCGGGCAAACTATAGCCATAAAGATATAAGAAACAAAAAGCTCTGCAAGAAAGAGTTGTTGGATATATTTAAACTCCCCCATAAAGAAAATATTCCTCTTGTGGGGCTCGTATCGAGGCTCGACCCGCAAAAAGGATTCGAACTTATCAGGAAGGGACAAAAAAGCCTTATGGCCCTCCCCATCCAGATGGTCTTTCTCGGCAAAGGGTCGAAAGAGATAGAAAATTTTCTTCATAAAATGGCTAAGGAAAATCCGGACAGAGTAGGCCTTTCTATCGGTTACGATGAAAGCCTTGCCCATAAGATAGAAGCGGGAGCCGACATATTTCTAATGCCTTCCCGGTATGAGCCCTGCGGCCTTAATCATCTTTACAGCCTCAAATACGGGACTGTGCCTGTTGTAAGAGCAACAGGCGGCCTTGATGACGCCATTACCAATTACAGTTATAGCCGAAAAAAAGGGAATGGTTTTAAATTCAGGGCATTTAAACCGGCAGCCATGGTAAATGCCCTTAAAAAGGCCGTCAGCCTTTTCCTTTCTGATCGTGAAGACTGGGAAGGCCTCATAAAAAAGGCCATGCAGGAAGAGTATACATGGCACATGTCTGCCGACAGATATGTTAAACTTTATCATAAGGCCATTAGTAACAGCCGGGAAAGACCAGGGAATATAACGGAGGTTATGAGGTGA
- a CDS encoding GAF domain-containing protein, which produces MKLSFDKGFGLLSEIIRISNSTLDIDTRLKNILYIFSSAMEFKDVALYVLDAESDELYLKCHKNGIFREEFSLKGTPAAALFLEGKSCLLGGSKEERAFLTRISGDDQAKKGGIFPIRDDKFYFGALIIITGEGMDLDEEDLKLITPICQEIAGTMRNAQLYSRTREMVEDLLMINDVWKTMSSTIKLDELLHLIIQKISTALKASYGLVRLKDEEGRKAPVFFCNTNDSLEKETLLRACDLVCGHVCSRFAATIIDDLPQRLDLIPEQSRHLFKTVMAAPVMYREKQIGCIILFGKEEGASFLKKDLQLFATMASQMSAVTNNALLLEHMELINREKEVMVRELSNLFELNKAVMTTIELDRLLHIILTAVTIGDGFGFNRAMLFLYNEKSGFIQGMMGVGPDSPEEAWRIWAEINEKRKTLQDILKDEQEILPSSKLNEMVKSIRVSVRDKSILGLTVLEKQPYNIKDAKTDARVHMDILERINCRAFATAPLMASGRVVGVILVDNIYNERPITDDDIRLLTIFANQAGVAIDNSILYRNMQNAHKELKEAQGKLLHTEKLAALGEMSAGVAHEIRNPLVSIGGFARRLSRKLEEQEEKKYIDIICKEVERLEAILNEILIFSREEPAERETHNINVVIDDTLQFFWNDFKKNGIDVLKELEEHMGMVEANYHQLKQVFINLFSNARHAMSHGGRLKIRSYETDYEGTDFIMVEISDTGGGIPYSVMTNIFNPFFTTKNEGTGLGLAITHKILSTYKGDVEVMNNEEGGATFVIKIPVIKKKQD; this is translated from the coding sequence GTGAAACTCTCCTTTGATAAGGGCTTTGGCCTTTTAAGTGAAATTATCAGAATATCCAACTCCACTCTCGATATCGATACGAGACTTAAAAATATCCTCTATATTTTTTCTTCTGCCATGGAATTCAAGGATGTAGCGCTTTATGTACTCGATGCTGAAAGTGACGAATTATACCTTAAGTGCCACAAGAATGGTATTTTCAGGGAAGAGTTTAGCCTCAAAGGGACGCCTGCGGCAGCGCTCTTTTTGGAAGGAAAAAGCTGCCTTCTCGGAGGCAGCAAGGAAGAAAGGGCCTTTCTCACCCGGATTTCGGGGGATGACCAGGCTAAAAAGGGTGGCATATTCCCCATAAGAGACGACAAGTTTTATTTCGGCGCATTGATCATTATTACAGGGGAAGGTATGGACCTTGATGAAGAAGACCTTAAGCTCATTACCCCCATTTGCCAGGAAATTGCCGGCACAATGAGAAATGCCCAGCTCTATTCGAGAACACGTGAGATGGTAGAAGATCTGCTCATGATAAACGATGTCTGGAAAACCATGAGTTCCACCATCAAGCTTGATGAATTGCTCCACCTTATAATTCAGAAAATTTCAACGGCCCTTAAGGCAAGCTATGGTCTTGTCAGGCTAAAAGATGAGGAGGGCAGGAAGGCACCCGTATTTTTTTGCAATACCAATGACAGTCTTGAAAAGGAAACACTCTTAAGGGCTTGCGACCTTGTTTGCGGTCATGTCTGCAGCCGTTTTGCGGCAACGATTATTGATGATCTTCCGCAGAGATTGGATTTGATACCGGAACAAAGCAGGCATCTCTTTAAAACGGTAATGGCAGCGCCTGTTATGTATCGCGAAAAACAGATCGGCTGCATTATTCTCTTCGGCAAGGAAGAAGGCGCAAGTTTCCTGAAAAAGGACCTGCAGCTCTTTGCTACCATGGCTTCACAAATGTCCGCCGTCACAAACAATGCGCTCCTTCTGGAGCATATGGAATTAATTAACAGGGAAAAAGAGGTAATGGTTCGTGAGCTTTCCAACCTTTTTGAACTTAACAAGGCCGTTATGACAACGATAGAGTTGGACCGGCTCCTCCATATAATATTGACGGCTGTTACTATTGGAGATGGTTTTGGCTTTAACAGGGCCATGCTCTTTCTCTACAATGAGAAATCAGGCTTTATCCAGGGAATGATGGGTGTCGGTCCCGATTCGCCTGAAGAGGCATGGAGAATCTGGGCTGAGATCAATGAAAAAAGGAAGACCCTCCAGGATATTCTTAAGGATGAGCAAGAGATTCTTCCTTCGTCAAAGCTCAATGAAATGGTAAAGAGCATCAGGGTGTCGGTAAGAGACAAAAGCATTCTTGGCCTTACGGTCCTTGAAAAACAGCCCTACAATATTAAGGACGCAAAAACCGATGCCAGGGTACATATGGATATCCTTGAGCGTATCAATTGCAGGGCCTTTGCCACGGCGCCGCTAATGGCGTCGGGAAGGGTTGTCGGTGTTATTCTCGTTGACAATATTTATAACGAAAGACCCATTACCGATGACGATATCAGGCTGCTCACCATTTTTGCAAACCAGGCCGGTGTGGCCATCGACAACTCCATACTCTACAGAAATATGCAAAATGCTCACAAGGAGTTGAAGGAAGCGCAGGGTAAACTCCTCCACACGGAAAAACTGGCGGCACTCGGTGAAATGTCGGCAGGCGTCGCTCATGAAATTAGAAATCCTCTCGTATCCATAGGAGGTTTTGCCAGGCGCCTGTCGAGAAAGCTGGAAGAGCAGGAAGAAAAAAAGTACATCGATATTATCTGCAAGGAAGTAGAAAGACTGGAAGCAATCCTTAATGAAATCCTCATCTTTTCCCGTGAAGAGCCGGCGGAAAGAGAAACACATAATATTAATGTCGTTATCGATGATACATTGCAGTTTTTCTGGAATGATTTCAAAAAAAATGGTATAGACGTACTAAAAGAACTGGAAGAACATATGGGTATGGTAGAAGCAAACTACCACCAGTTGAAGCAGGTATTTATCAATCTTTTCTCCAATGCGCGGCATGCCATGTCTCATGGCGGACGCCTGAAAATCAGGAGCTATGAGACGGATTATGAGGGGACCGACTTTATAATGGTTGAAATAAGTGATACGGGTGGAGGAATCCCTTATAGTGTAATGACCAATATATTTAATCCTTTTTTTACGACCAAGAACGAAGGGACGGGGCTGGGCCTGGCCATAACGCACAAGATACTCAGTACCTACAAGGGGGATGTGGAGGTCATGAATAACGAAGAAGGCGGCGCTACATTTGTTATAAAAATTCCCGTCATAAAAAAAAAGCAGGACTAA